Proteins encoded within one genomic window of Thermoanaerobaculia bacterium:
- a CDS encoding aspartate aminotransferase family protein, which produces MDAATFRKLGHEMVEWVAAYREGVERLPVRSSVRPGEIRARFAAEPPRAGGELPAALARLDELVLAGITHWNHPSFFAYFPSNTSYASILGDLVAAGLGAQGMSWQTSPAATEIEEVVMDWLRQMVGLAPEWRGVVHDTASTATLCALLCARERASGFSQNRAGLQGLAAPLTVYLSNQAHSSVEKAALLAGFGRENLRFIDTDEVHALRVDLLEQAIATDLVAGCRPCAIVATIGTTGTTAIDPLEAIAKIVDLAGPDTIWLHVDAALAGTAMVLPECRPLWTGVERADSLVFNPHKWMGVGFDLSAYYARDPEHLIRVMSTNPTYLRTAEDGAVTNYRDWQIPLGRRFRALKLWFYLLDVGVEGLQARLRRDLANAQWLKNQIDAAPDWERLAPVPLQTVCVRHVPQALAGDEPALTAHNLAIARSINDSGAAYLTPSDLKGRQMLRLSIGAETTEGRHVEALWQALQGAAIQPVRSE; this is translated from the coding sequence ATGGATGCAGCGACGTTTCGCAAGTTGGGACACGAGATGGTGGAGTGGGTGGCGGCGTACCGGGAGGGGGTCGAGCGCCTGCCGGTTCGGAGCTCGGTGCGGCCGGGGGAGATCCGGGCGCGCTTCGCGGCGGAGCCGCCGCGCGCGGGGGGCGAGTTGCCGGCGGCGCTGGCGCGGCTCGACGAGCTGGTGTTGGCAGGGATCACGCACTGGAACCACCCGTCGTTCTTCGCCTACTTCCCGTCCAACACGAGCTATGCGTCGATTCTCGGCGACCTCGTCGCCGCCGGCCTCGGCGCGCAGGGGATGAGCTGGCAGACGAGCCCCGCCGCGACCGAGATCGAAGAGGTCGTCATGGACTGGCTGCGGCAGATGGTCGGGCTCGCGCCGGAATGGAGAGGCGTCGTGCACGACACGGCGAGCACCGCGACGCTCTGCGCTCTCCTCTGCGCGCGCGAGCGCGCCTCGGGCTTCAGCCAGAACCGTGCCGGGCTCCAGGGGCTCGCCGCGCCGCTCACCGTCTACCTCTCGAACCAGGCACACAGCTCGGTCGAGAAGGCGGCGCTCCTCGCCGGCTTCGGGCGCGAGAACCTGCGCTTCATCGACACCGACGAGGTGCATGCGCTGCGTGTCGACCTCCTCGAGCAGGCGATTGCCACCGATCTTGTCGCCGGCTGCCGGCCGTGCGCCATCGTCGCGACGATCGGCACCACGGGCACGACGGCGATCGATCCGCTCGAGGCCATCGCGAAGATCGTGGACCTCGCCGGTCCGGACACGATCTGGCTGCACGTCGACGCGGCGCTCGCCGGCACGGCGATGGTCCTCCCCGAGTGCCGCCCGCTGTGGACCGGCGTCGAACGCGCCGACAGCCTGGTGTTCAATCCGCACAAGTGGATGGGCGTGGGCTTCGACCTCTCGGCCTACTACGCGCGCGACCCTGAGCATCTGATCCGCGTGATGAGCACCAACCCGACCTACCTGCGCACCGCCGAAGACGGCGCGGTGACCAACTACCGCGACTGGCAGATCCCGCTCGGCCGCCGCTTCCGCGCCCTGAAGCTCTGGTTCTACCTGCTCGACGTGGGTGTCGAAGGCCTCCAAGCACGCCTGCGCCGCGACCTCGCCAACGCCCAGTGGCTGAAAAACCAGATCGACGCCGCCCCCGATTGGGAGCGCCTCGCCCCGGTCCCTCTGCAGACCGTATGCGTCCGCCACGTGCCGCAGGCCCTCGCCGGCGACGAACCGGCCCTCACCGCCCACAACCTCGCGATCGCCCGGAGCATCAACGACAGCGGCGCCGCCTACCTCACCCCCAGCGACCTCAAAGGCCGCCAGATGCTCCGCCTCAGCATCGGCGCCGAAACCACCGAGGGCCGGCATGTCGAAGCGCTGTGGCAAGCGCTGCAGGGCGCGGCAATCCAGCCGGTCAGGAGCGAGTGA